A window of the Brumimicrobium sp. genome harbors these coding sequences:
- a CDS encoding YdcF family protein: MLIISKIVYFFIAPLSWVILAVLVWIFSKNQRVKKIAKISALFVLFFFSNTFIFKEMTRVWEIHAVKKESISHYEVAIVLSGMFEYDNDVKRLSARRGADRLWQTLDLYYTGKIDKILLSGGSGYVFDKGLNEAAQVRDLLVSWGISSEDIMVESASRNTYENAKFSAELLNKDYPKYTSFLLVTSARHMRRSKALFEKQGIMATPFSTDEYTGEKRYYTWNEYIIPDGDTFNEWFGLLKEMVGLAAYKMVGKA; this comes from the coding sequence ATGTTGATTATATCTAAAATAGTATATTTCTTTATTGCACCTTTGTCTTGGGTGATTTTAGCTGTTTTAGTTTGGATATTTAGTAAAAATCAGCGTGTAAAAAAGATAGCTAAGATTTCTGCTCTATTCGTTTTATTCTTCTTTTCCAATACCTTTATATTTAAGGAAATGACACGTGTTTGGGAAATACATGCGGTAAAGAAAGAAAGTATAAGTCACTATGAAGTCGCTATTGTGTTAAGTGGAATGTTTGAGTATGATAATGATGTTAAACGCCTAAGTGCTCGTCGGGGAGCAGATAGACTTTGGCAAACTTTGGACTTATATTATACAGGAAAGATTGATAAGATTTTACTGTCTGGGGGAAGTGGATATGTATTTGACAAGGGTTTAAACGAGGCTGCTCAAGTAAGAGACTTGTTAGTTTCTTGGGGCATTTCCAGTGAAGATATCATGGTAGAATCAGCATCCAGAAACACGTACGAAAATGCTAAGTTTAGCGCCGAACTATTAAATAAAGATTATCCAAAATATACTTCTTTTTTACTAGTTACTTCTGCTAGGCACATGCGTCGGTCCAAAGCTCTTTTTGAAAAACAAGGAATTATGGCTACACCATTTTCTACGGATGAATATACGGGTGAAAAACGTTATTATACGTGGAATGAATATATTATCCCAGATGGTGATACGTTTAACGAATGGTTTGGATTGCTAAAAGAAATGGTAGGCTTAGCTGCATACAAAATGGTTGGGAAAGCATAG
- a CDS encoding CoA pyrophosphatase, which yields MNHPLSIELIKSKLTQDLPGEKAHNPVSPLGRKEASKIIQITHDYRESAVGMILYEKEKNIESVLMQRNPYKGVHSGEVCFPGGKMEVSDFNLQETVRREIYEEIGIASNSLYLLGQLTPVYIPVSKFRVQPFVFYHSGIPEFSPNQREVAEIFSFPIDELFKENIIKSTNIHIENRGALKDVPYFDLNNKIVWGATALILNEFKELIL from the coding sequence ATGAATCACCCACTTTCTATAGAATTAATTAAAAGTAAACTAACTCAAGATTTACCGGGAGAAAAGGCTCATAACCCTGTGTCTCCTTTGGGTAGAAAGGAAGCTTCAAAAATCATTCAAATTACTCATGATTATCGAGAAAGTGCCGTTGGAATGATTCTCTATGAAAAAGAAAAAAACATTGAATCGGTTTTGATGCAAAGAAACCCATACAAAGGCGTGCATAGTGGCGAAGTTTGTTTTCCTGGTGGAAAAATGGAAGTATCAGACTTTAATTTACAAGAAACGGTGCGTCGAGAAATTTATGAAGAAATTGGAATAGCATCAAACAGCCTTTATTTACTGGGACAATTAACGCCTGTCTATATTCCAGTTAGCAAATTTCGTGTACAACCATTCGTTTTTTATCATTCAGGCATTCCTGAATTTTCGCCCAACCAACGAGAAGTAGCTGAGATTTTTTCATTTCCTATTGATGAATTATTCAAAGAGAATATTATAAAATCAACCAATATTCATATTGAAAATAGAGGCGCCCTAAAGGATGTTCCCTATTTTGATTTAAATAATAAAATTGTCTGGGGCGCAACAGCCTTAATTTTAAATGAATTTAAAGAGCTAATCCTATAG
- the secD gene encoding protein translocase subunit SecD: MRNRGFFWFFTILLLVVSIYQISFSFVKTGIEKEAQKEAIERVEELMASAKGDSVRLPNGTYVNFETNKEAYDLAKSAFLNEILKKKNNDKVYIGNTFMDVKNKSVSMGLDLEGGMSVTLQLSIPDLVRNSAMNSFDLNFSKPYAAALDEYNTQGGDFVEIFARKHHEMFPDRDLIREFSTSEVISKITNKATDAEVVTYLKGLSEGALDGVETIMSNRINQFGVAQPNITKDNTSNRLYIELPGVKDQQTVRSQLQSTANLEFYLAYKGTELGNIFNELLVENADATKDEEFDDLFDDVKDSTDIATVGDSTEVKDEAQEEPKVKLSSFGRMFRVNIDAENRYQNSPILGFAKASDTSSVNEQLIAKAEDMMLDNIRFVWGAKSEDLKIQDTLFYSLYALKIPDDGKARVGGKDIENARVSIDPNNGERGVSIDMGDVGAEEWGQMTTENVGNFIAIVMDNKVYSAPVINSAITGGQTLISGRFSLDEATSLSNLLNAGALPAPCVIVDEAVVGPTIGAENSRTGLMSFGFALALVLIYLVFYYGKAGIVADIALITNIVVLVGLLAAFGAVLTLAGIAGIVLTMGMSVDANVLIFERAREELRDGKGMKLVIQDGYKNALSSIMDGNITTLLVAIVLKTFGSGPIESFAITLIIGIFTSLFTSIIVTRLIFEWQLTRKVEYAFSSSVTKNFFANNNFRFLHNRKKFYILSGALILTSIIALSTRGLKPSVEFTGGRTYEMVFEKPVGKHSEDIKKLLRNELKEENGQSASIEVKSRNSDYRVEIATDYLQKVPNSESRVRGDIIKALESNPNYGTPIVENSRSVSATVSEELKMSSAIAILFSILIMFVYILIRFKGWQFGAAAAISTAHDVIIVLGIFALLHGVLPFNMEVDQAFVAAILTLIGYTINDTVVVFDRIREFLGKYKSKDTLTIMNDAINSTLGRTINTSSTTFIVLLTIFVFDAGAIKGFIFALMFGVLVGTYSSICVASPIVLDLIKNKNK; the protein is encoded by the coding sequence ATGCGTAACAGAGGATTTTTTTGGTTTTTTACCATTTTACTTTTAGTAGTAAGTATTTATCAAATTTCATTTTCATTTGTAAAAACCGGAATTGAGAAAGAAGCTCAGAAGGAGGCTATAGAAAGAGTTGAGGAATTAATGGCTTCTGCAAAAGGAGATTCAGTGAGACTTCCAAATGGTACTTATGTAAATTTTGAGACGAATAAAGAGGCGTATGATTTGGCAAAATCTGCGTTCTTAAATGAAATCTTGAAAAAGAAAAACAACGATAAAGTGTATATTGGAAATACTTTTATGGATGTTAAGAATAAGAGTGTTTCAATGGGACTAGACTTGGAAGGAGGTATGTCTGTAACACTACAACTTTCTATTCCTGATTTAGTTAGAAATTCAGCAATGAACTCATTTGATTTGAACTTCTCTAAGCCGTATGCAGCTGCATTGGATGAGTATAATACACAAGGAGGAGATTTTGTTGAGATTTTTGCTCGTAAACACCATGAAATGTTCCCTGATAGAGATTTAATTCGTGAGTTTTCTACGAGTGAAGTTATTTCTAAAATCACTAATAAAGCAACCGATGCAGAAGTGGTTACTTATTTAAAAGGATTGTCAGAAGGGGCTTTAGACGGAGTTGAGACTATCATGTCAAATCGTATCAACCAATTTGGTGTAGCACAGCCTAATATCACAAAAGATAATACTTCTAATCGTTTATATATTGAATTACCTGGTGTAAAAGACCAACAGACAGTAAGAAGTCAATTGCAAAGTACCGCAAACCTTGAGTTTTATTTAGCATATAAAGGAACTGAATTAGGTAATATTTTCAACGAATTATTAGTAGAAAATGCGGATGCTACTAAAGATGAGGAGTTTGATGATTTATTTGACGATGTAAAAGATAGTACTGATATTGCTACAGTAGGAGATTCTACTGAAGTAAAAGATGAAGCACAAGAAGAGCCTAAAGTAAAACTATCTTCTTTTGGAAGAATGTTTAGAGTGAATATTGATGCTGAAAATCGCTACCAAAATAGCCCTATCTTAGGATTTGCAAAAGCTTCTGACACTTCAAGTGTCAATGAACAATTGATTGCTAAGGCTGAAGACATGATGTTAGATAACATCCGATTTGTATGGGGTGCCAAAAGTGAAGATTTAAAGATACAGGACACATTATTTTACTCTTTATATGCATTAAAGATTCCAGATGATGGGAAAGCAAGAGTAGGAGGTAAAGATATCGAGAATGCACGTGTTTCTATTGACCCAAATAATGGAGAAAGAGGAGTTAGTATTGATATGGGGGATGTAGGTGCTGAAGAATGGGGGCAAATGACTACAGAAAATGTAGGTAATTTTATTGCTATTGTAATGGATAACAAAGTGTATAGCGCTCCAGTTATTAATTCTGCAATCACCGGGGGACAAACATTGATCTCTGGACGTTTTTCATTAGATGAAGCTACTTCATTAAGTAACCTTTTAAATGCAGGAGCTCTTCCAGCTCCATGTGTAATTGTGGATGAGGCAGTTGTAGGCCCTACTATTGGAGCTGAAAACTCTCGTACGGGGCTTATGTCATTTGGATTTGCTCTAGCTTTGGTATTGATTTATTTGGTATTCTACTATGGTAAAGCTGGTATCGTAGCGGATATTGCCTTGATTACGAATATTGTAGTTTTAGTAGGTTTATTAGCTGCGTTTGGTGCTGTATTAACTTTGGCTGGTATTGCTGGTATTGTATTAACTATGGGTATGTCTGTGGATGCCAACGTACTTATTTTCGAAAGAGCTCGAGAAGAGTTAAGGGATGGAAAAGGAATGAAGTTAGTCATTCAGGATGGTTATAAGAATGCTTTGTCTTCTATTATGGACGGTAACATTACCACTTTATTAGTAGCAATTGTATTAAAGACATTTGGTTCTGGCCCTATTGAAAGTTTCGCTATCACTTTGATTATCGGTATCTTCACATCTTTATTTACTTCTATCATTGTGACTCGTTTGATTTTCGAATGGCAGTTAACTCGTAAAGTTGAATATGCTTTCTCTAGCTCAGTGACAAAGAACTTTTTTGCGAATAATAATTTCCGTTTTTTACATAACAGAAAGAAATTCTATATTTTATCTGGTGCTCTAATTTTGACGAGCATTATAGCTCTATCAACAAGAGGTTTAAAACCTTCAGTTGAATTTACTGGTGGAAGAACTTATGAGATGGTCTTTGAAAAACCAGTTGGTAAACATTCTGAAGATATAAAGAAGTTGCTTCGTAATGAACTCAAAGAAGAAAACGGACAATCAGCTTCAATTGAAGTAAAATCTAGAAACTCTGACTATCGTGTGGAAATTGCTACAGACTATTTGCAAAAAGTACCAAATTCTGAAAGCCGAGTGAGAGGTGACATTATTAAAGCATTAGAATCTAATCCGAATTATGGAACTCCAATTGTGGAGAATAGTAGATCTGTTTCAGCTACTGTTTCTGAAGAATTAAAGATGTCTTCGGCTATTGCAATTTTGTTTTCCATCTTGATTATGTTTGTGTATATTTTGATACGATTCAAAGGATGGCAATTTGGTGCGGCTGCTGCAATCTCCACTGCTCATGACGTGATTATTGTATTAGGTATCTTTGCTTTACTGCACGGCGTATTACCATTTAACATGGAGGTGGATCAAGCCTTTGTAGCTGCAATTTTAACCTTGATTGGTTATACAATTAACGACACCGTGGTTGTATTTGATAGAATTCGTGAATTCTTAGGAAAATATAAGAGTAAAGATACTTTAACTATTATGAACGATGCAATCAATTCAACATTGGGTCGAACTATCAATACTTCTTCAACAACTTTCATTGTGTTGTTAACTATTTTTGTATTCGATGCAGGAGCTATTAAAGGATTTATCTTTGCATTGATGTTTGGAGTTCTAGTAGGTACATATTCATCTATTTGTGTGGCTTCGCCAATTGTATTAGATCTAATTAAAAATAAGAATAAATAA
- a CDS encoding LemA family protein yields MGALAIFLIVVAVIVIWIISIYNSLVKLRANRENAFADIDVQLKLRHDLVPQLVNTVKGYMDHESETLKAVTAARSGCMNANSVNDKIAAEQGLTSALAGLKIQIEAYPDLKANTNFLQLQEELSDIENKLAAVRRFFNSATKELNIAVQKFPNVFFAGAFGFKQEPMFDLGTEQRQELDKAPDVSFK; encoded by the coding sequence ATGGGAGCATTAGCTATTTTTCTTATCGTTGTTGCAGTAATTGTAATCTGGATTATATCTATTTATAACTCTTTGGTAAAGTTAAGAGCCAATAGAGAAAACGCATTTGCAGATATTGATGTACAATTAAAATTGCGTCATGATTTGGTTCCACAATTGGTTAATACAGTTAAAGGGTATATGGATCATGAGAGTGAAACATTAAAAGCTGTAACGGCAGCACGTTCAGGTTGTATGAATGCGAATAGTGTAAATGATAAAATTGCCGCAGAACAAGGTTTAACTTCTGCTTTGGCAGGATTAAAAATACAAATTGAAGCGTATCCGGATTTAAAAGCAAATACGAATTTCCTTCAATTACAAGAGGAATTGTCTGATATTGAAAATAAACTTGCTGCAGTAAGAAGATTCTTTAATTCTGCTACTAAGGAACTAAATATAGCTGTACAAAAATTCCCAAATGTGTTTTTTGCAGGTGCTTTTGGATTTAAACAAGAGCCAATGTTTGATTTAGGTACAGAACAAAGACAGGAATTAGATAAAGCTCCTGACGTAAGTTTTAAATAA